ACGCTCAAAAATCAACTCTCTGCTGGGGCTTTGTGAAACCGCCGGATGCAGGCGGCGGTCGCTTCTCGGATACTTTGGCGAAGAATACGGCAAATCGTGCGGCAACTGCGACAACTGCCTGAATCCGCCCGAAACATGGGACGGAACGGTTGCCGCGCAAAAGGCGCTCGCGTGCGTTTACCGCACGGGGGAGATGTTTGGCGTTCACTACCTGATAGATGTGCTGCTCGGCAAGGACACCGAAAGGATAAAGAGTTTTCACCATGACAAACTGAAGGTTTACGGAGTGGGAACGGAGATTGATGCCATGGAGTGGCGGTCGGTCATAAGGCAACTTGTCGCCGCGGGCGCGCTTGCCGTCAAAACGGACGGCTACGGCGGCCTCCGCCTGACGGAGAAAGGCGGCGCGGTAATGCGCGGAAAAGAGAGCATAAGTTTCCGCAAAATGCCGGAACGGAAAGTTAGCCCCGCAAAAGCAAAGAAGCCCCCGCGCGTCTCAAAGGCGGATATAAGCGAAGGGGATATGCCGCTTTTTCACAAACTGCGCGAGTTGCGCTCCCGCATTGCAAAAGAGCAGAACGTGCCGCCGTATGTGGTTTTCCACGATTCAACCCTTGCCGCGATGGCAAAGGAAAAGCCCGCCGATTTGGTGCAAATGTCTTTCATTTCCGGAGTCGGACACGCAAAACTTGACAAATACGGAGAGCAGTTTTTGAAGGTTGTCAAAGAGTCCGCCTGATTCCTTTGCGTTAAACAGCAAAACAGGCGCGGGAGCATTGCGTGTGCTCCCGCGCCTGTTTGTTGCCTTGACTCCGTAGGCGTGGATTAGAAGAACTTGTATTTCAGACTGAACGCCGCGCCCCATACCTGCTTGTTCTCAAGCGTGGTCTTGTAGGTAACAATGTTGCTTCTTCCAAGCGTTTCATCAATGTTTTCCGCGTCAGGAGCAACGGTTGATTCGTGGCTTCTGAGCGTGTCCCACTTCTTGTTGTCGCCTTCAATATCCCCGAAGTAAGCCCAGCGAAGTTTCACACCCGCAGAAATCCTGTCGGACAGCGGGTAGTCAAACCCAAGCAGGAATTGAAGCCCGAAGGTGGAATCATCGTGCGTGTCGTTCGCGTAACTGATAACGCCTTCCAGAGTCTCAACAACGCAGTCATCGGTGGCGACAGGGGTACAATTGCCGTCAGCATCCAGATTTCTGGTCGCCGGATGCCCGGTGCTCCCGGACGGGGCAGGTTCATCATCGGATCTGTTCCTCTGGAAAAAATGAACCATGTCAAAGTTTGTTCTTGACCACCCTACTCCCAGTCCCACATAGGGGGTAAAACTTGAACCTTCAAGTTCAAGGTCGTAATACAGGTTGGCAAAAACATTGTGAGAAGCAACACTTCCCAACTCCCCGTAAAGTTGTCCGCCGAGTTCAGGGTCAAACTCCGGGGCTTTTGCCCCCCCGAAGTCGGGGGCAATTTTTTCGTTGAACTTGTTGTTGCTGTAGATGTATTCCAGTTCCCCTCTAACGGGAAGACCGCCGATTTTGGATATGCCCGTAGTAATACCTATGGAGCTACCAAAGCCTGTGCCAAAATCGTTAGTCCAATTGGACTCGCCACCCCTACANNNNNNNNNNNNNNNNNNNNNNNNNNNNNNNNNNNNNNNNNNNNNNNNNNNNNNNNNNNNNNNNNNNNNNNNNNNNNNNNNNNCATAGTGAACATCACATGCGGACGGCACATCATTGTCTGTGGTCTCAATCTCCGCCGAGGAAAGGGAAAGCCCCACATCCATACCGATATACGGAATGTTGCTCATACCGACATCATCGGCGGCCTGAGCGCGAACACCCGTTGAAACCGACAGCGCGACAAGCGCAAAAACAAAAATCCTGATGAAAAAACTCATTGTGAAATGAAAACCCTCCCTTCTTAAGTAGTCATTAAGCCCATTGTGGCGGATTTCCGGCGGGAAAGTCAATAGAATTATGCGAACAGAGCGGACTTCGCCGGTGATTGGCGGAAAACCGCAATCACAAAGCGAAATGAAGCGATGTCGCATACCTGAAGTCCGTCTTTTTGACAGCCTCATTTGCCGGCTCATTGTCGTATTCAACTGTGGCGGTAAGTTTGAGTGATATGCCCTCAAAGAGCGGAACGGAGACCGCCGCCTCGGTCTCACTCCGGAAATTGTCTGTTTCATTAAGGGGGAGGATAAATACTGAAGACAGGGAGGTTTTGAAATTTGCCATCTTTTTCTCAATCTCCGCCACAAAGTGCATGGAGGCAAAATCATTCACAGGCAGAGACTGTCTCTTTTCCCTTTCCCAGAAGATAAGGGTCTTCCCGTTGATCTTTGCGGTCGGAGAGGACAGAAAGTCCGCAGACAGCCCGCCGCCGAGACCGAAACGCAAATCCACGAGATTGATTTCGTCCTTTTCGGCAAAGGAACTGAAATCAACAAACACGGACTTAATCCGGCGCAGATAAGACAGGTCGGAACGCCAGAGATCCTGGTTTTTTATGCCGTCAACCTTGCCGAATTCATATCTGCTTTTGCTTGTTACCCTGTTTCCCTTGTTTTCAAACTCGTAACAGAACCGGAGGCCTATGTCAGTTTTATCCGTATTGCCCCGCGCTCCGGAGAAAGCCAGACCGCTTGAGACTTCCCAGTTTCTCAAATCGGAGTCGGTGATTTTGCATGAACCGGCGGGGGCATTGCGGGGCGCGGTTATGCAGAGCAAGGCCAGAACTGTTGTCGCTAAAACATTTTTTGCGCGGAACATAGAATCGGATTATATGCGAACTTCACCGTTTTCGCGCAAGAAAACGGAGGCGCGTGTAATCCACCACCCATTTGCCGTCTCCGGTTTTGAGTTTGCGACCCGCTTTGTCTGCGGCGGCGGTGATGACTTCATCGCGCCGATTCGGGGGAATGTCCCGCAAAAAAGGACCGGCAAATGTCTTGAGCCAGCCCGCGACATCCGTGGGGAGCGGCGTGATTCTGTCGGCAACCGTCAACTCAATGATTTCAAATCCGTTTCTTTCCAGCCTGCGGCGGTAGTCTTCTCCGGCGGGAAAATCCCACGGCTTGTAGTCATCGCCGTTGAGATTGAATTTTTGCAACTGTTCATAAAGAGCGTCAATTATGGTCTGCGCGTTATTTTTTGCGCCGAACTCGGCGCAGAACCGCCCGCCCGGCTTCAATGCCTTGTGAACATTGGACAGAACCGCATTGGAATCGGGCATCCAGTGCAGGGAGGCGTTGGAGAAGACAGCGTCAAACTGATTGCTGAACTCCATACATTGAGCATCAACAACACGGGCATCAAGCCCTTTCTCCCGTGCCGCCGAGACCATCTCCGGGCTGCTGTCAACACCAACAACCTCACAGCCGGACTCGGCGATCTTGCTCATTAGAGCGCCGGTGCCGCAACCAACATCAAGAATCACTTCCCCCGCGCGGGGCGCAAGCAGGTCAAGAACCTCTCCGGCGCGCTGCCAGACATAAGAGGCGTTGCGCTCGTAATCGGTGACGTTCCAGTCCATAGGTTATTAAATTCCGGCTATGAGATAAATCACAAACGCCGTCCCGCTTGCGACCGTCCGTATCCAATGAAGCGGACCCCAGCGGCGCAGAAGCGCCTTCGTTTCCACTGAATCGGGGTCGTTTTCGGAACTTAAAAGTTTGTCGTTGACGGGCTTAATCAAAATCAGAGTTACGGGAAAAACCGAAAGCAGAAAAAATGCTCCGATAAGCCAGAGAAACCCTATACCGTAAAACCAGAGCGCAAAACCGGATACCGAACCCGCCAGAGCAAGAACAATCTGCATCCGCGCCGCGCGTTTATACATCGGCGGAAAAAACCGTCCGCCAACGGAACCGCCCGCTTCCAAAGCGGCGGGATGCTGAACGAGTGAGATATAGAGAGCGGCGCCGAAGAAAGTGGCAGAGGAGAGTAAGGCGAGGAGTTGAAGTATCATCCCGCATTCACTCGCGGTTCAACCCCCTCATGCTTGCGGAGAGAGGCAAGAAGTTTTGAGATATTATCCAAACTCGGATTGCTTGAGGGCCTGAGCATACGCATAACCGCTTGCGGCTCTTTGCACACCAATCTTGCCACCTTTTTGGAACCAACCGCCTGAACATAATCGCGTAGCAAATCTCTGGCGGTATTCGCCTCACCATCAGCTATGCACTCCAACACCTCTCCGAGAATAGCAATCCTATACCTTCTGCTCTTCCGTGCCCGCTCTACAAAAACTTCTCTCGCATCATAAGTTAGTGCCATTGTATGCCTCCCTCTTTTTTCCGAGACTTGTATTCTCTCCACAGACCTTTTGCCATTTCAATATCACGCCCCTGTCTCTTTTTTGTCCCTCCGCCCAGAAGTATAACCAGATTTTCACCATCCATACCAAAGTATATCCTGTATCCGGGACCGAAATGAATCTTGTACTCACTAACCCCTTGACCCACCGACTCCGCATTTGAGAAGTTTCCCTGCCTCATATTTGAAATCCCGCGTTGAACTTTTCTTGCGGCGTTGTCATCAATCTTTGAAAGCCAGTCAGAAAAAGGACTCTTGCCATCCTTCTTCTTATAACCAACAACTATTTTGGGAAATGGCATAATATCCGGCCCTTTCAGGGGACACCCAACCAAACACACAACTGATGCGAATAAGAAACAACGCCCATCTTCATTTCAGGCATTTTTAAGCCTCGTGGAGAAGCCTCACGGTCGGTTAGTACTGGTCAGCTCAACACATTGCTGTGCTTACACCTCCAGCCTATCAAACTCGTAGTCTCCAAGTGACCTTAAGGGGGCTCAAGGCCCCGGGAAATCTAATCTTGAGGGAGGTTTCCCACTTAGATGCTTTCAGCGGTTATCCTTTCCGCGCATGGCTACTCAGCGCTGCCGCTGGCGCGACAACTGATACACCAGAGGCGCGTCCACTCCGGTCCTCTCGTACTAGGAGCAGCTCCTCTCAAATTTCCTACGCCCGCTACAGATAGGGACCGAACTGTCTCACGACGTTCTGAACCCAGCTCGCGTACCGCTTTAATGGGCGAACAGCCCAACCCTTGGGACCTTCTCCAGCCCCAGGATGCGATGAGCCGACATCGAGGTACCAAACCTCCCCGTCGATGTGAACTCTTGGGGGAGATTAGTCTGTTATCCCCGGCGTACCTTTTATCCGTTGATCGATGGCCTTTCCACACAGAACCACCGGGTCACTAAGGCCGACTTTCGTCCCTGCTCGACCTGTCGGTCTCGCAGTCAAGCTCCCTTATGCCTTTATACTCAAAGCCCGGTTTCCAATCGGGCTGAGGGAACCTTTGCACGCCTCCGTTACTCTTTAGGAGGCGACCGCCCCAGTCAAACTACCCGCCTGACACTGTCCTTGACCCGGATAACGGGCCTAAGTTAGAACTCCGGAATTACAAGGGTGGTATTTCACTGGCGTCTCCGCCCCGCCCGAAAGCGGGGTTTCACAGACTCCCACCTATGCTACGCAAGTAACACCAGAACCCAATGCCAAGTTGCAGTAAAGGTGCACGGGGTCTTTCCGTCCCGTAGCGGGTATCCGGCGTCTTCACCGGAACCACAATTTCGCTGAGTCTTCGGCCGAGACAGTGCGGCGATCGTTACACCTTTCATGCAGGTCGGAACTTACCCGACAATGAATTTCGCTACCTTAGGACCGTTATAGTTACGGCCGCCGTTTACCGGGGCTTCGGTTCCGAGCTTCTCCCGCCGAAGCGGGATGACAAGTCCCCTTAACCGTCCGGCACCGGGCAGGTGTCAGACCCTATACGTCGGCTTACGCCTTTGCAGAGCCCTGTGTTTTTGGTAAACAGTCGTCACCGCCTTGTTACTGCGACCCGTCTCTGCTCCGAGCCGCGAAGGCTCTTCACATACACACGGGCGCCCCTTATCCCGAAGTTACGGGGCTAATTTGCCGAGTTCCTTAGCCGAAGTTCTCTCACGCGCCTTAGTATTCTCTACTCACCTACGTGTGTCCGTTTATGGTACGAGCACTCTGTCGTCAACACTTAGAGGCTTTTCTTGGAAGCATGGGGTCAATCACTTTATGGGGCGCAAGCGCCCCTCGTATTCACTTCTTGAGGTTAATGAAGGAACGGATTTTCCTGTTCCTTCCCTCTACGAGCTTAAACCGGGAAATCCAACTCCCGGCTGATCTACCCTTCTCCGTCCCCCCGTCGCTCAGACAGAGTGGTACAGGAATGTTGACCTGTTTTCCATCGACTACGCCTTTCGGCCTCGTCTTAGGTCCCGACTAACCCTGGGAGGACGAGCCTTGCCCAGGAAACCTTAGGTTTTCGGCGAAGCGGATTCTCACCGCTTTTGTCGCTACTCATGCCGGCATTCTCACTTCCCGACGGTCCAGGCCTCCTCACGGTAACCCTTCAATCCAACGGGAACGCTCCCCTACCGCCGCCCGGCCGTTCAAGAACGGCGGACGACCCGCAGCTTCGGCACCAAACTTGAGCCCCGATTCATTTTCGGCGCGAGCAAGCATCGACCAGTGAGCTGTTACGCTTTCTTTCAAGGATGGCTGCTTCTAAGCCTACCTCCTGGCTGTCTATGCTTACTCACCTCCTTTACCACTTAGTTTGGATTTGGGGGCCTTAGCTGACGGTCTGGGTTGTTTCCCTTTTGCCCCCGGAACTTATCTCCCGAGGACTGACTCCCATGCTATAGGCAACGCGGCATTCGGAGTTTGACTGGGTTTGGTAGATCTCTCGACCCCCTAGCCCAACCAGCGCTCTACCTCCGCGTTGTATCACATGAGGCTATACCGAAATATATTTCGGGGAGAACCAGCTATCACGAACCTTGATTAGCCTTTCACTCCGATCCACAGCTCATCCGATAGGTTTTCACCCCTAAACGGTTCGGGCTTCCACAAAGGTTTTCTCTCCGCTTCACCCTGGCCATGGATAGGTCGGTTCGCTTCGGGTCTATTGCCAGTGACTTGTCGCCCGTTTAAGACTCGCTTTCGCTTCGGCTCCACCTCTATCGGCTTAACCTTGCCAATGACAATAACTCGCCGGCTCATTAGGCAAAAGGCACACCGTCAGACATTCCCGGAGCAAGCTCCGGGCATAGTCCTCCGACTGGTTACAGGCAAACGGTTTCAGGTTCTATTTCACTACCCTCATCGGGTTACTTTTCACCTTTCCCTCACGGTACTAGTTCACTATCGGTCGGCAGCGCATATTCAGCCTTGGAAGGTGGTCCTCCCGGATTCCTCCAACATTTCACGTGTGCCGGAGTACTTGGGAATTCGGCACGGGAGTCCCAAGGTTTTCAAGTACGGGGCTTTCACCCTCTGTGGCGCGGTTTTCCAACCGCTTCTTCTAACCTCGGGATTTGTAACTCCCGCAGGGGTTTCACGGAACCCCTGAAGCCGAACCCCGCGACACCGTGCAAGCAACGCCGTGGCTTGACACTTACACGGTTTGGGCTGTTCCCATTTCGCTCGCCGCTACTTTGGGAATCTCTGTTGATTTCTGTTCCTGGGGGTACTGAGATGTTTCACTTCCCCCCGTGCGCTTGACGCCGCTATGTATTCACGGCGTCATAATCGGGTTTTGCCCGATCAGGTTTCCCCATTCGGAAATCCCCGGATCAAAGCGTGTTTAGCCGCTTCCCGGGGCTTATCGCAACTTACTACGTCCTTCATCGCTGGCTGCCGCCTAGGCATCCACCGTTTGCCCTGCGTATCTTGTCCACGAGGCATAAAAATGCCCGAAACAAGATGGCGCGTTGTTTCTTATTCGCTCAGCTATGTATTCAGTTGTCAAAGAACACTCCCGCACTGACGCGGAAGGGAACGGACATTCTATCAGGGCGGGAGGCGGTGTCAAGAGGGATTGAAAAAAGAACATTCACTACAATTTAGTCTCTATGCGCCTCTTGACTAAAATTAGATACAAACCTATATTTAGGTCAAACCATCACAAACGGGAGGCAATAAAGAATGGAGAAACTGACAAACCCTTTCAAGCCGGGAGCCGGGCATCAGCCTCCCTATCTTGCTGGAAGAGAGAAAGAGAGAGATGAATTCAAGCGTCTTCTCAAGCAGGAAACCATTTTGGAGAATATGGTGCTTACCGGATTGCGGGGAGTGGGGAAAACCGTCTTGCTTGAAACGCTGAAGCCTCTCGCCATAGAAAGCGGCTGGCTTTGGGTCGGCACGGACTTGAGCGAATCCACCAGCACAAGTGAAGAAAATCTGGCAATCCGCCTTCTTGCCGATTTGTCCCCCATTACTTCATCCATTCATTTGAAAGTCGGACAGCGCAACATCATCGGCTTTGCCAGTAAGAAGCAAACCAAATACAAGACGCTTGATTTCGAAGCGCTGTTTGATATCTACAGGCAAACTCCGGGGCTCACGCTTGACAAAATCAAAGCCGTTCTGGAATTGGCATGGGGGGCAATCTCGCAGTCGGGCGCAAACATTCGCGGGATTGTATTCGCCTATGATGAAGCGCAAAACCTCTCAGACCATCAGGACAAAGAGCAGTTCCCCATGGCTTTGCTGCTTGACACATTCCAATCCCTGCAACGGAAGGGGCTGCCGTTAATGCTCGTATTGACGGGGTTGCCGACCTTGTTCCCGAAATTGGTGGACTCCCGCACTTTTGCGGAGCGTATGTTTCATGTGGTTGACTTGGAGAAACTTGGAGACGAAGACAGCAGACAAGCCATAACAAAACCGATTGAAGACTCTGAAAGCCCCATAGTGTTAACCCCGCAATCGGTGGACACCATAGTTAAAATGTCGGGCGGTTATCCGTATTTCATACAGTTTATATGCAAGGAAGTGTTTGATGTGTTCATACAACTTGCGGACAAAGGGAAAAAGGCGAGTGTGCCCGCCGAAAAAATTGAGCGGAAACTGGACGCCGATTTCTTTTCCGGACGCTGGTCACGCGCCACAGACCGCCAGCGCGACCTGATGGTTGCGATTGCCTCTTTGAAGCGTCAAGACGGAGAGTTCACTGTTCAGGAAGTGGTGAAACAGTCAAAAAAGACTTCGGACAATCCGTTCAGCAACAGCCATGTAAATCAAATGCTGGCTACGCTTTGCGATCAGGGGCTTGTGTTTAAGAACCGGCACGGCAAGTATTCTTTTGCCATCCCGCTTTTGGGGGAATACATTTTGAGGGAGAAGGAGCGGGATGAGGAAGAAGGCGGCGCGATTTGAAAATGCGGGTTGCAAAGAGCCAATCCACTGTTCAGGGAAAAAGCGGGTAATGAATATTTAATCAGGTTTGTTATCATAAACCTGATTGATAATTTCTGCACAACTTCTCACAGTGAGAAAACAATCCGGATACAACCCTATATCCCCGTGAGCCAAATCATTTCGCAAATTAGGAAGTGTCTCAATCAATATTGAGACATAATCCTCTGGTTCAGAAAAGGACATATCTTCCATTCCACTCATCTTTTCAACTTCCTTGTGATACTCCTTAGCACGGTGAAATTGTGCAAACCCCTCTTTTTGAATGAGATTCTGTTTTTTCGCTTCTTTCAACAATTTCTTTAATCCCCACCCTTTTTTACCAAAATACTCTTTCAAAGTATTCTCAACCGTCACAAGGGCAATCAATTCAGCAATCGGAACAAATCTGTAAACAAACCAAGAATACAGAGCAAGGTTTTTAACAGTCTCAAACTGAACGCGAATCGCGTAAGGAACACTGTCCAACAAACTGATGCTGACAATGGATTCTCTATACCTCTCAAGAGGAAGGGGACCACGATTCAATACAGAACCTTCAATGTAACTAAAATGCTCCCATCTGGAATCATGTTTGATCACATTGTCTTTCGTTCTCAACAGATCCGACTCGTGAATCTTTTTCTTCTCATCCGCCATCACTTCTTGACTGCCTTCCACCCTTCATTGATTAGAAACAGATCAGTTAAGGAAACCGCAAACTTGATCTGGAATCGTATACGGATTCCACCTCTTCAAAGGATTTAAAGAAACACCTCTTTTCAATAGGCTCAAAAGCCACTTTCTGTTTCTCTTTGTCAAACCTGCTCTGTCTGGAATTTTCAGCAACGCAAAAGAAATTGGTATGAAACTCTTGCAGTTCTGAAAACCTTTGAAAAGCGCGGTCAAAATTGGTCGTATTCTCAACCTCAAAAGCAACCTTGGGAAAGCCCTGAGTAGAAAACCAGACCACATCAATACGCGCTGCAATCTTTGTAACTTTAGGGAATGTGAAGCCGGGCATCTGTTTGAGTGTTGCCAGATTGGCAAGAGGCTTTCCGTCAAAAAGACAGGAACGGTCAGCGGTGTAGGTCTCGTAATTCAGAGCATTTCCAATCTCCAGCAACATCCCCTGCATCCGGGTATGCAACCTTTCTTCCGGCGGTTGCTTTTTTAGGTCATCTCTTGCCGATTGTTCAATCTGCGGACGGAGTTCAACTAACCCGTAAACACCTTTGCCGCACCTGTAAAACCTGCCATCCCTCTGACACCTTTCCTGTATTGTGTTGTCGGGGGTTTTGCCCTTTACCTTGCTACGGTCTTTGTATTTCCAAATTTCGCGGTAGAGAAGTTTCAACGGGGCGAAGCCGCCGTTTTCCTTCATTACCAGTTCAATCGCGTCAGAATAGGAAGAAGTCATCCAATTACCCCGTAGCAGACTTACGCATTTCCCCGGTTTCGTTCAAAACAATGCCGGTTTCATGACCTTCGGGCATCCATACCCAACTGCGAACCAGAGTCGCATAGTGGGAAACAACGCCCTCAACATTTACCAACCGATGAAAATCGGCTTCAATTTCC
This portion of the Candidatus Dadabacteria bacterium genome encodes:
- a CDS encoding DUF1772 domain-containing protein; the encoded protein is MILQLLALLSSATFFGAALYISLVQHPAALEAGGSVGGRFFPPMYKRAARMQIVLALAGSVSGFALWFYGIGFLWLIGAFFLLSVFPVTLILIKPVNDKLLSSENDPDSVETKALLRRWGPLHWIRTVASGTAFVIYLIAGI
- a CDS encoding type II toxin-antitoxin system RelE/ParE family toxin, whose amino-acid sequence is MPFPKIVVGYKKKDGKSPFSDWLSKIDDNAARKVQRGISNMRQGNFSNAESVGQGVSEYKIHFGPGYRIYFGMDGENLVILLGGGTKKRQGRDIEMAKGLWREYKSRKKEGGIQWH
- a CDS encoding DUF481 domain-containing protein, which translates into the protein MFRAKNVLATTVLALLCITAPRNAPAGSCKITDSDLRNWEVSSGLAFSGARGNTDKTDIGLRFCYEFENKGNRVTSKSRYEFGKVDGIKNQDLWRSDLSYLRRIKSVFVDFSSFAEKDEINLVDLRFGLGGGLSADFLSSPTAKINGKTLIFWEREKRQSLPVNDFASMHFVAEIEKKMANFKTSLSSVFILPLNETDNFRSETEAAVSVPLFEGISLKLTATVEYDNEPANEAVKKTDFRYATSLHFAL
- a CDS encoding class I SAM-dependent methyltransferase; this encodes MDWNVTDYERNASYVWQRAGEVLDLLAPRAGEVILDVGCGTGALMSKIAESGCEVVGVDSSPEMVSAAREKGLDARVVDAQCMEFSNQFDAVFSNASLHWMPDSNAVLSNVHKALKPGGRFCAEFGAKNNAQTIIDALYEQLQKFNLNGDDYKPWDFPAGEDYRRRLERNGFEIIELTVADRITPLPTDVAGWLKTFAGPFLRDIPPNRRDEVITAAADKAGRKLKTGDGKWVVDYTRLRFLARKR
- a CDS encoding ATP-binding protein — its product is MEKLTNPFKPGAGHQPPYLAGREKERDEFKRLLKQETILENMVLTGLRGVGKTVLLETLKPLAIESGWLWVGTDLSESTSTSEENLAIRLLADLSPITSSIHLKVGQRNIIGFASKKQTKYKTLDFEALFDIYRQTPGLTLDKIKAVLELAWGAISQSGANIRGIVFAYDEAQNLSDHQDKEQFPMALLLDTFQSLQRKGLPLMLVLTGLPTLFPKLVDSRTFAERMFHVVDLEKLGDEDSRQAITKPIEDSESPIVLTPQSVDTIVKMSGGYPYFIQFICKEVFDVFIQLADKGKKASVPAEKIERKLDADFFSGRWSRATDRQRDLMVAIASLKRQDGEFTVQEVVKQSKKTSDNPFSNSHVNQMLATLCDQGLVFKNRHGKYSFAIPLLGEYILREKERDEEEGGAI
- a CDS encoding transcriptional regulator, with translation MALTYDAREVFVERARKSRRYRIAILGEVLECIADGEANTARDLLRDYVQAVGSKKVARLVCKEPQAVMRMLRPSSNPSLDNISKLLASLRKHEGVEPRVNAG